The Dehalobacter sp. genomic sequence GTTCTGAGGTTCTTTGACGATTTGTTCGGTTATGGTAAGATTTCTGTTCCGGATGCAATAAAGGAATTCTGGAATAAATAAGAAAAGAGGAGAGGTAATATGATTATTTTCTGGTTAATCTTGGGAGCACTCATGGCATCATCCATATGGTTCGTATATATCAAATTCCAGGCTGCAGGAAAAATGTCCTTAGCCCGCTGGATCTTAACGGCAATATCCGTGATCTGGGGAGCATTTCTCCTGGCTTGGATCGTCTACAGCATTGCCGAAGGTGAGATGCAGGCTGCAGGCATGGGGCTGTTAATCTTCGGAGCGATCCTTCTTGTCTTAGTTATCGTTACGGTACGGTTAAATTCTTTAATACCCTCCAAAAAGAAAGCTGATAAAGTAGAGGCCGCATAATTTCAGTCAGGCAGACCTTTAACAGGAGCAAGAAATGAAAAACTCAGCAAATAAAATCATTGTGTTTGCAGCAGTTATATTCCTCATAACGTTAGGTTTCAGCTGGACTCATACAGATAACGATATCATGCCTTTTATGAATCAAGTTTTTCCGGAAGCGCAATCTTTTCAAAAGATTGCGTCTTCCCCTGTTATATACGAAGGGCAAACAAAAGATCAAAACGGCAGCGAAGAAAAAATAGGCTACGTCG encodes the following:
- a CDS encoding dehalogenase is translated as MIIFWLILGALMASSIWFVYIKFQAAGKMSLARWILTAISVIWGAFLLAWIVYSIAEGEMQAAGMGLLIFGAILLVLVIVTVRLNSLIPSKKKADKVEAA